In the Polyangiaceae bacterium genome, one interval contains:
- a CDS encoding lactate racemase domain-containing protein, which translates to MTHPCVVTLERDSRPRVLFSGDQLVEVDLPVGSRVIYPKPPIEPLKDADAAIRYALNHPLGSEPLYAKLRPGMKVTLAVDDISLPLPPMRRPDVRQRVIEAVLAVLADHAVDDVEIIIATGIHRRMKAKEVRHMVGDRVFDEYWPDRLYNHDAEDRDNLTVVGTTELGEVVEMNRRAAESDLIIYVNIDFVPMNGGHKSLMCGLASYRSLSHHHNPETIRACKSYMDPEASELSTRLTRMGRVANAALNVFTVETTINNRMFDPTLGFLAKNEDDLDGRERALLAGLVASTARLPQAARQAIFEKFPAPYGMTGVWAGETEAVHAKALERCFEQYSVPVTGQSDVVVFPIPYISPYNVHAYLNPLLVSVLAQGYLFNMNRGVPLVKKGGTIILLHPCSDKFDHEQHAPYIEFVHRLLPETRDAVELHKRYERKMATDPAFIQMFRTGHAYHPAHPFYMWYWGENGRQHAGRVIVVGADNEYIPKLLGWETAPTMDEALYRAKNGEAKSLSVSCLHVPPIVMADVR; encoded by the coding sequence ATGACACACCCTTGTGTAGTGACCCTGGAGCGGGACAGCCGCCCGCGAGTTCTCTTTTCTGGCGACCAACTGGTGGAGGTGGATCTTCCCGTCGGTAGCCGCGTGATCTACCCGAAGCCACCGATCGAGCCGCTGAAGGATGCCGACGCAGCGATTCGCTACGCCTTGAACCATCCCCTGGGCAGCGAACCCCTGTACGCCAAGCTCCGCCCGGGCATGAAAGTCACGCTCGCCGTCGATGACATCAGCTTGCCCCTGCCGCCCATGCGCAGACCGGACGTGCGCCAGCGGGTGATCGAGGCTGTGCTGGCCGTACTGGCAGACCACGCCGTAGACGACGTGGAGATCATCATCGCCACAGGCATCCACCGGCGGATGAAAGCCAAGGAAGTGCGGCACATGGTGGGCGACCGTGTGTTCGACGAGTACTGGCCGGACCGCCTCTACAACCACGACGCCGAAGATCGAGACAACCTGACGGTCGTGGGGACGACGGAACTCGGTGAAGTCGTGGAGATGAATCGGCGAGCGGCCGAGAGCGACCTCATCATCTACGTCAACATCGACTTCGTGCCGATGAATGGTGGGCACAAGAGCTTGATGTGCGGGCTCGCCAGCTACCGCAGCCTCTCCCACCACCACAACCCCGAGACCATTCGCGCCTGCAAGAGCTACATGGACCCCGAGGCCAGCGAACTCTCCACTCGGCTCACGCGCATGGGACGCGTCGCCAACGCGGCATTGAACGTCTTCACGGTGGAGACGACCATCAACAACCGCATGTTCGACCCGACCTTGGGCTTTCTCGCAAAGAACGAGGACGACCTCGACGGACGCGAGCGCGCGCTGCTTGCGGGTCTCGTCGCCAGCACCGCGCGCCTGCCCCAGGCGGCGCGACAGGCCATCTTCGAGAAGTTCCCGGCGCCCTACGGCATGACCGGGGTTTGGGCCGGCGAAACCGAAGCCGTCCACGCGAAGGCGTTGGAACGCTGTTTCGAGCAGTACTCGGTGCCCGTCACAGGGCAGTCGGATGTCGTGGTGTTTCCGATCCCCTACATCAGTCCCTACAACGTGCACGCCTACCTGAACCCTCTGTTGGTCAGCGTGCTGGCCCAGGGCTACTTGTTCAACATGAACCGAGGCGTGCCGCTGGTGAAGAAGGGCGGCACGATCATCTTGCTGCATCCCTGCAGTGACAAGTTCGACCACGAGCAGCACGCGCCCTACATCGAGTTCGTGCATCGCTTGCTGCCCGAAACGCGTGACGCCGTCGAGTTGCACAAGCGCTACGAGCGAAAGATGGCCACGGACCCCGCCTTCATCCAGATGTTCCGCACCGGGCACGCTTACCATCCCGCGCACCCGTTCTACATGTGGTACTGGGGCGAGAATGGACGGCAGCACGCGGGCCGCGTGATCGTCGTCGGTGCCGACAACGAGTACATCCCCAAGCTGCTGGGCTGGGAAACCGCGCCGACGATGGACGAGGCGCTCTACCGCGCGAAGAACGGCGAAGCCAAGTCGCTGTCGGTGAGCTGTCTGCACGTTCCGCCCATCGTGATGGCCGACGTGCGCTGA
- the apaG gene encoding Co2+/Mg2+ efflux protein ApaG, which produces MPSSEALTHGVRVHVQSSYSPEHSSPGAQQWFFLYTVRIGNEGEQPVRLLQRHWIITDASGNTEEVRGPGVVGQQPLLRPGEAFEYTSGCPLRTPFGSMRGSYQMLGDGGDTFEAEIAAFALTQPGSEH; this is translated from the coding sequence GTGCCGTCCTCCGAAGCCCTGACCCACGGCGTGCGCGTTCACGTGCAATCCAGCTACTCGCCCGAGCATTCCAGCCCCGGCGCGCAGCAGTGGTTCTTTCTGTACACCGTGCGCATCGGAAACGAAGGGGAGCAACCGGTGCGTTTGCTCCAACGCCACTGGATCATCACCGATGCGAGTGGCAACACCGAAGAGGTGCGCGGTCCCGGCGTCGTTGGGCAGCAACCGCTGCTGCGCCCGGGTGAAGCCTTCGAATACACGTCAGGATGTCCACTGCGCACCCCCTTCGGCAGCATGCGGGGCAGCTACCAGATGCTCGGCGACGGCGGCGACACTTTCGAGGCAGAGATTGCGGCGTTCGCACTGACCCAGCCGGGTAGCGAGCACTAG
- a CDS encoding HAD family hydrolase: MTASYFDVDGTLISTNLVHPTLFYLVNQGTPVQTAMRLGRALMRAPAMGLAELADRRTFNELLYASYQGMSEDRLVLLADEVFEEVIRPAIFEHARALVRQNVERGHTVVLISGALDFILERLVSHLGAHELIANRLEMKDGYATGKLLKPVVAGPEKARLIREHARARGFDLEECYAFSDSYSDLPMLSVVGHPAAVNPDPRLALLAKAYSWPSFNLSASA; encoded by the coding sequence GTGACGGCGAGCTATTTCGATGTCGATGGCACCCTGATTTCCACCAATCTGGTGCACCCGACGCTGTTCTACCTGGTCAACCAAGGCACTCCGGTGCAGACCGCCATGCGCTTGGGGCGGGCACTCATGCGGGCGCCGGCCATGGGCCTGGCGGAGCTGGCGGATCGTCGCACCTTCAACGAGCTGCTCTACGCGTCCTACCAAGGCATGAGCGAGGACCGTCTCGTCCTCCTCGCGGACGAAGTCTTCGAAGAGGTCATTCGCCCTGCGATCTTCGAGCATGCGCGGGCTCTGGTGCGGCAAAACGTCGAGCGTGGGCACACGGTAGTGCTCATCTCCGGCGCCCTGGACTTCATTCTGGAGCGCTTGGTGAGTCACCTGGGCGCCCACGAACTCATCGCCAATCGCCTGGAGATGAAAGACGGCTACGCGACCGGTAAGCTGCTCAAGCCTGTGGTGGCGGGACCGGAAAAGGCCCGCCTGATTCGCGAGCACGCGAGGGCCCGCGGCTTCGACTTGGAGGAGTGTTACGCCTTCAGCGACAGCTACTCGGACCTGCCGATGCTCAGCGTGGTGGGTCACCCGGCTGCGGTGAATCCCGATCCTCGCCTTGCGCTCCTCGCCAAGGCCTACAGCTGGCCCAGTTTCAATCTGTCGGCCAGCGCCTGA